In Janthinobacterium sp. J1-1, a single genomic region encodes these proteins:
- a CDS encoding flagellar hook assembly protein FlgD codes for MATIDTSTPAVTTDLMATMNPKKTTAAAGSVEEDTNKFLTLLVTQLQNQDPMNPLDNAQLTSQLAQLSTVTGVNKLNSTLETLKTSYQQAESMQAANIIGHGVLTAGKGITLSKSAALLGVDLATAADNVKVVIYDGAGKEVHSIDLGAQAAGTLPLGWNGETGEKDAEGKAIVLADGAYTFDVVATRGGEKLKDATGLTFGSVASVSTGTAGVKLNVPGVGSISMADVKQIL; via the coding sequence GTCACCACCGATCTGATGGCGACTATGAATCCGAAGAAAACCACGGCCGCCGCCGGCAGCGTGGAAGAGGACACCAATAAATTCCTCACCTTGCTGGTCACGCAGCTGCAAAACCAGGACCCGATGAATCCGCTCGACAATGCGCAGCTGACCAGCCAGCTGGCCCAGCTGTCGACGGTGACCGGCGTCAACAAGCTCAATTCGACCCTGGAAACCTTGAAAACCAGTTACCAACAAGCCGAATCGATGCAGGCAGCCAATATCATCGGCCATGGCGTGCTGACGGCCGGCAAGGGCATCACCTTGAGCAAAAGCGCCGCCCTGCTGGGCGTCGACCTGGCCACGGCGGCCGACAATGTCAAGGTCGTCATCTATGACGGCGCCGGCAAGGAAGTCCATTCCATCGACCTGGGCGCCCAGGCGGCTGGTACCTTGCCGCTGGGCTGGAACGGCGAAACCGGCGAAAAAGATGCCGAAGGCAAGGCCATCGTGCTGGCCGACGGCGCGTATACCTTTGATGTCGTGGCCACCCGCGGCGGTGAAAAACTCAAGGACGCCACCGGCCTGACCTTCGGTTCGGTGGCCAGCGTCTCGACCGGCACGGCCGGCGTGAAATTGAATGTGCCGGGCGTGGGCAGCATCAGCATGGCCGACGTGAAGCAGATCTTGTAA